Proteins from a genomic interval of Neovison vison isolate M4711 chromosome 4, ASM_NN_V1, whole genome shotgun sequence:
- the LOC122905524 gene encoding peroxiredoxin-1-like has product MSSGNAKIGHPAPNFKATAVMPDGQFKDLSLSDYKGKYVMFFFYPLDFTFECPMEIIAFSDRAEEFKKLNCQVIGASVDSHFCHLAWINTPKKQGGLGPMNIPLVSDPKRTIAQDYGVLKADEGISFRGLFIIDDKGILRQITVNDLPVGRSVDETLRLVQAFQFTDKHGEVCPAGWKPGSVTIKSDVQKSKEYFSKQK; this is encoded by the coding sequence ATGTCTTCAGGAAATGCCAAAATTGGGCATCCTGCCCCCAACTTCAAAGCCACGGCTGTTATGCCAGATGGCCAGTTCAAAGACCTCAGCCTATCTGActacaaaggaaaatatgttATGTTCTTCTTTTACCCTCTTGACTTCACCTTTGAGTGTCCCATGGAGATCATTGCTTTCAGTGACAGGgcagaagaatttaagaaactcaACTGTCAAGTGATTGGTGCTTCTGTGGATTCTCATTTCTGTCACCTGGCATGGATCAACACACCCAAGAAACAAGGAGGACTGGGACCCATGAACATTCCCTTGGTATCAGACCCCAAGCGTACCATTGCTCAGGACTATGGAGTCTTAAAGGCTGATGAAGGCATCTCGTTCAGGGGCCTCTTTATCATTGATGATAAAGGCATCCTTAGGCAGATCACTGTAAATGACCTACCTGTTGGCCGCTCTGTGGATGAGACTCTGCGACTGGTTCAGGCCTTCCAGTTTACCGACAAGCATGGGGAAGTGTGCCCAGCTGGCTGGAAGCCTGGCAGTGTTACCATCAAGTCTGACGTCCAGAAGAGCAAAGAGTATTTCTCTAAGCAGAAGTGA